The following coding sequences lie in one Zingiber officinale cultivar Zhangliang chromosome 2B, Zo_v1.1, whole genome shotgun sequence genomic window:
- the LOC122045348 gene encoding F-box/kelch-repeat protein At3g61590-like: protein MEESCSVAYVDDDGGDKEEEEEGTLVSLDAILPDELLEKVLSLLPIASIVESGFVCKRWYKVAHSPRPSWATMPLQKPWYFMFLCDDDAAAALSGHVYDPCLRQWCGFGFSCFEKSNWHISSSRGLVCAMDRDDGSRLLVGNPVTRVWKRLPRLPGGRSPDYNALAVSFDRGTRGYTVTVAKCTQAPGDSHRRNISIHVYESETQSWGTSFARSLVGWRGGDEAVICDGVLYYLIHPDAEQRPHLVMFDLAAPPHPPSSLMQETIPAPCPLTCARLMNLSEKLVMVGGIGRRDRSGIIRGVAIWELEEKEWREVGRMPRRFFQGFGEFDELFTSCGAGDLVFVQCFGSPALLMFDMRLKVWKWSTRCPFTKRFTLQFFTGFCFEPRLDVTS from the coding sequence ATGGAGGAGAGTTGTTCCGTCGCCTACGTCGACGACGACGGTGGCgacaaggaggaggaggaggagggcacATTGGTGTCGCTGGACGCCATTCTCCCCGACGAGCTCCTGGAGAAGGTGCTATCCTTGTTGCCCATCGCCAGCATCGTCGAATCGGGCTTCGTTTGCAAGCGGTGGTACAAGGTGGCGCACTCCCCGCGGCCGTCGTGGGCGACGATGCCGCTGCAGAAGCCCTGGTACTTCATGTTCCTCTGCGACGACGACGCCGCCGCCGCCTTATCGGGCCATGTCTACGACCCCTGCCTCCGCCAGTGGTGCGGCTTCGGCTTCTCCTGCTTCGAGAAGAGCAACTGGCACATCTCCTCCTCCCGCGGTTTGGTCTGCGCCATGGACCGCGACGACGGGAGCCGCTTGCTGGTCGGCAACCCCGTCACGCGCGTCTGGAAGCGGCTTCCTCGACTGCCGGGCGGGCGTTCCCCCGACTACAACGCGCTCGCCGTGTCATTCGACCGGGGCACGCGCGGCTACACGGTGACCGTCGCCAAGTGCACGCAGGCGCCAGGAGACTCCCACCGACGGAACATCTCGATCCACGTCTACGAATCAGAGACGCAGTCGTGGGGCACCTCCTTTGCCCGAAGCCTCGTCGGGTGGAGGGGCGGCGACGAGGCCGTCATCTGCGACGGCGTCCTCTACTACTTGATCCACCCCGACGCGGAGCAGCGCCCCCACTTAGTGATGTTCGACCTCGCCGCGCCGCCCCATCCTCCGTCGTCTCTAATGCAAGAGACGATACCCGCGCCGTGCCCTCTCACCTGCGCTCGATTGATGAACCTCTCCGAGAAATTGGTCATGGTAGGCGGGATCGGGAGGCGCGACCGGTCGGGGATCATCAGGGGCGTCGCGATTTGGGAGCTCGAGGAGAAAGAATGGCGAGAAGTGGGTCGAATGCCGCGCAGGTTCTTCCAAGGGTTCGGCGAATTCGACGAGCTCTTCACCAGCTGCGGCGCCGGCGACCTCGTCTTCGTCCAGTGCTTCGGGTCGCCGGCTCTGCTCATGTTCGACATGAGGCTGAAGGTGTGGAAGTGGTCGACAAGGTGCCCTTTCACCAAGCGCTTCACGCTCCAGTTCTTCACCGGTTTCTGCTTCGAACCCAGGCTCGACGTCACTTCTTGA